A genomic segment from Rhodospirillum centenum SW encodes:
- a CDS encoding TetR/AcrR family transcriptional regulator, translated as MQDFVQPGPKTEKVRSRGRPRDPEKDRLIRDATWTLIARHGYDALTFEAIAQEVGCSRTTLYRRFPTKEELVTTVLEKTLRAVEPVIRDDMSPRDVLIMLVQVGVDYLSGHRGAAILNVASAARSKPELARVFDKHLANVAPYYVSQLRRLAPDADDARVEFVLHTLMGSFIHHIAIRRVSLSQAQMEDLVDQAIALISKH; from the coding sequence ATGCAGGATTTCGTACAACCAGGGCCGAAGACCGAGAAGGTCCGGAGCCGGGGGCGTCCCCGCGATCCGGAGAAGGATCGTCTCATCCGGGATGCGACATGGACGCTCATTGCCCGCCATGGCTATGACGCCCTGACATTCGAGGCGATCGCCCAGGAGGTCGGGTGCAGCCGGACCACGCTCTACCGTCGGTTCCCGACGAAAGAGGAACTGGTCACGACGGTGCTGGAAAAGACGCTGCGCGCGGTGGAACCCGTCATCCGGGACGATATGTCGCCGCGCGATGTGCTGATCATGTTGGTGCAGGTCGGTGTGGACTATCTGTCGGGGCATCGCGGGGCGGCGATCCTGAATGTCGCCTCCGCCGCGCGCAGCAAGCCGGAACTGGCCCGCGTCTTCGACAAGCATCTGGCCAATGTCGCCCCGTACTATGTCTCACAACTGCGCCGTCTGGCGCCGGATGCCGACGATGCCAGGGTGGAATTCGTGCTGCACACACTGATGGGCAGCTTCATTCACCATATTGCCATCCGCCGGGTCAGCCTGTCCCAGGCACAGATGGAAGATCTGGTCGACCAGGCCATCGCCCTGATCAGCAAGCACTGA
- a CDS encoding helix-turn-helix transcriptional regulator, with amino-acid sequence MTDSRVYSRATTGAARLLGAQVRLARRERRWSETDLAERIGVSRATVQKIEKGDPGVTLGLALEACAITGVPLFGAEEGGVQAVHSRHIADKLALLPKRIRKPRPVSDEF; translated from the coding sequence GTGACCGATAGCCGCGTTTATTCCAGGGCGACGACCGGCGCAGCGAGGCTGCTCGGCGCACAGGTGCGCTTGGCCCGCCGCGAGCGGCGCTGGAGTGAAACAGACCTGGCCGAGCGGATCGGGGTGTCCAGAGCAACCGTCCAGAAGATCGAGAAGGGCGACCCGGGCGTCACCCTGGGCCTCGCCCTCGAGGCCTGCGCCATCACCGGAGTTCCGCTCTTCGGCGCAGAGGAGGGCGGCGTTCAGGCGGTGCACAGTCGCCATATCGCGGACAAGCTGGCCCTGCTCCCGAAACGGATACGGAAACCTCGGCCGGTGAGTGATGAGTTCTGA
- a CDS encoding FAD-binding domain-containing protein, giving the protein MEKALARPRQLTLRIGPAGGDGRYCVVEMIGEDLRKAGMASADAAALGSTGRILDATDILRMTQPFPPRRDAGLARLHAFLPRAGQRYAAERNHDRGPADRGNVSGLGPYVRHRLVTEAEVIRHVLDVHSFGAAEKFIQEQFWRTYWKGWLELRPQVWRDWLAGVAEARRRLDRDPGLHDCYTDAVAGRTGIDGFDAWAAELRETGYLHNHARMWFASIWIFTLRLPWELGAEFFLRHLLDGDPASNTLSWRWVGGLQTVGKTYLARRDNIRTYTEGRFDPVGLATSAAPLTGTPIPPPGTLPALPVADPTVRTGLLLHEDDLAPESLAGVPPLAAVAVLDTAPVHSPHGVSERVQTWVSGALADAAQRAGKAFGLTPDRLTGTDWCARMIDWARAAGLAQVVAPYAPVGPTADRLAALETALGDAGIQLVRLPRPYDRASWPHATRGYFAFKEKIPRLLTKAWREPGLCDSIGHAEETDGAAD; this is encoded by the coding sequence ATGGAAAAGGCGCTGGCACGCCCTCGGCAGCTGACACTCCGGATCGGGCCGGCGGGCGGGGACGGCCGGTACTGCGTCGTCGAGATGATAGGCGAGGACCTGCGCAAGGCAGGCATGGCGAGCGCGGATGCGGCTGCCCTGGGGTCCACTGGCAGGATCCTTGACGCGACCGATATCTTGCGCATGACGCAGCCATTCCCTCCTCGCCGCGATGCCGGGCTAGCCCGGCTCCACGCCTTCCTGCCCCGCGCCGGGCAGCGCTATGCCGCCGAGCGCAACCATGACCGCGGACCGGCGGATCGCGGCAACGTCTCCGGGCTTGGCCCCTATGTGCGCCACCGGCTGGTGACGGAGGCCGAGGTCATCCGCCATGTGCTGGATGTCCACAGCTTTGGAGCGGCCGAGAAGTTCATCCAGGAGCAGTTCTGGCGAACCTACTGGAAGGGCTGGCTGGAGTTGCGTCCGCAGGTCTGGAGGGACTGGCTCGCCGGCGTCGCCGAGGCCCGCCGCCGGCTGGACCGGGATCCCGGCCTGCACGACTGCTACACGGACGCGGTCGCCGGTCGCACCGGCATCGACGGCTTCGATGCCTGGGCGGCGGAACTGCGGGAGACGGGGTATCTGCACAATCACGCCCGGATGTGGTTCGCCAGCATCTGGATCTTTACCCTGAGGCTGCCCTGGGAACTCGGGGCCGAGTTCTTCCTGCGCCATCTCCTGGACGGAGACCCGGCCAGCAACACCCTGTCCTGGCGCTGGGTCGGCGGCTTGCAGACGGTGGGCAAAACCTATCTCGCCCGGCGGGACAACATCCGCACATACACGGAAGGCCGCTTCGATCCGGTCGGCCTCGCGACCTCCGCCGCCCCGCTGACCGGGACGCCCATCCCGCCGCCGGGTACGCTGCCGGCATTGCCCGTGGCAGACCCCACGGTCCGGACGGGCCTGCTGCTGCACGAGGACGACTTGGCGCCGGAAAGCCTGGCGGGCGTGCCGCCGCTCGCCGCGGTCGCGGTGCTGGACACGGCCCCCGTGCACAGCCCCCATGGCGTCTCGGAGCGGGTGCAGACCTGGGTCTCGGGTGCCCTTGCGGATGCGGCACAGCGCGCCGGGAAAGCGTTCGGCCTGACGCCCGACCGCCTGACAGGCACGGACTGGTGTGCCAGGATGATCGACTGGGCGCGCGCCGCCGGTCTGGCCCAAGTGGTGGCGCCCTACGCGCCCGTGGGACCGACGGCGGACAGGCTGGCTGCCCTGGAGACGGCCTTGGGCGACGCCGGCATCCAGCTCGTGCGCCTGCCCCGGCCCTACGACCGCGCCAGCTGGCCCCATGCGACGCGCGGCTACTTCGCGTTCAAGGAGAAAATACCCAGACTGCTGACAAAGGCCTGGCGTGAGCCGGGCCTTTGTGATTCGATTGGTCATGCTGAGGAAACCGACGGCGCAGCAGACTGA
- a CDS encoding ABC-F family ATP-binding cassette domain-containing protein codes for MIRFENITKQGGHRILFLEASAALNRGEKVGLVGPNGAGKTTLFRMITGEETPDEGQVAIEKQVSIGYFNQDVGEMSGRTAVAEVMDGAGPVSTVAAELAELEAAMCDPERTAEMDAIIARYGDVQARFEELGGYELEARAREVLAGLSFSQEMMDADVGVLSGGWKMRVALARILLMRPDAMLLDEPSNHLDIESLIWLEQFLKSFDGALLMTSHDREFLNRVVGKIIEIDGGSLTSYSGDYAFYERQRALNEKQQQAQFERQQAMLAKEIKFIERFKARASHAAQVQSRVKKLDKIERVEPPRRRQTVAFEFRPAPRSGDDVAVLKNVHKAYGSRTIYGGFDLTIRRRERWCVMGVNGAGKSTLLKLVAGTTAPDQGTVAIGASVKMGYFSQHAMEQLDGGHTVFEAMEAAFPLANQGSLRALAGCFGFPGDDVEKKCRVLSGGEKARLVMAIMLFDPPNFLVLDEPTNHLDLDTKEMLLTALAAYEGTMLFVSHDRHFLAALSNRVLELTPDGIHQYGGGYTEYVARTGHEAPGLRS; via the coding sequence ATGATCCGATTTGAGAACATCACCAAGCAGGGCGGCCACCGGATCCTCTTCCTTGAAGCGTCCGCCGCCCTGAACAGGGGGGAGAAGGTCGGTCTGGTCGGTCCCAATGGCGCCGGCAAGACAACGCTGTTCCGGATGATCACTGGCGAGGAGACGCCGGACGAGGGCCAAGTGGCGATCGAGAAGCAGGTCTCTATCGGCTATTTCAATCAGGATGTGGGCGAAATGTCCGGCCGGACCGCCGTGGCGGAGGTGATGGACGGCGCCGGGCCGGTCAGCACGGTGGCGGCGGAACTGGCCGAGCTTGAAGCGGCCATGTGCGATCCCGAACGCACCGCCGAGATGGACGCGATCATCGCGCGCTACGGCGACGTGCAGGCCCGCTTTGAAGAGCTGGGCGGTTACGAGCTGGAGGCGCGGGCGCGTGAGGTTCTGGCGGGGCTCAGCTTCAGTCAGGAGATGATGGACGCGGATGTGGGGGTCCTGTCCGGCGGCTGGAAGATGCGCGTGGCCCTCGCCCGCATCCTGCTGATGCGGCCCGACGCCATGCTCCTGGACGAGCCGAGCAACCATTTGGACATCGAAAGCCTGATCTGGCTGGAGCAGTTCCTGAAGTCCTTTGATGGCGCCCTGTTGATGACCTCGCACGACCGCGAGTTCCTGAACCGGGTCGTCGGCAAGATCATCGAGATCGATGGCGGATCCCTGACCAGCTATTCCGGCGATTACGCATTCTACGAACGCCAGCGGGCCCTAAACGAGAAGCAGCAGCAGGCCCAGTTCGAACGGCAGCAGGCCATGCTGGCGAAGGAGATCAAATTCATCGAACGCTTCAAGGCCCGGGCCTCCCACGCGGCCCAGGTGCAGAGCCGGGTGAAGAAGCTGGATAAGATCGAACGGGTCGAGCCGCCGAGGCGCCGCCAGACAGTGGCCTTCGAGTTCCGGCCGGCCCCCCGATCGGGCGACGATGTGGCCGTCCTGAAGAACGTGCACAAGGCCTATGGCAGCCGCACCATCTATGGCGGGTTCGACCTGACGATCCGGCGGCGGGAGCGTTGGTGCGTCATGGGTGTGAACGGTGCCGGAAAATCCACCTTGTTGAAGCTGGTGGCCGGGACCACCGCGCCGGACCAGGGCACCGTCGCCATCGGGGCCAGTGTCAAGATGGGCTATTTCTCCCAGCATGCGATGGAGCAGCTCGACGGCGGTCACACTGTTTTCGAGGCTATGGAAGCGGCATTTCCTCTGGCGAACCAGGGATCGCTCCGCGCCCTTGCCGGCTGTTTCGGCTTTCCCGGCGATGACGTGGAAAAGAAATGCCGCGTCCTGTCGGGCGGGGAGAAGGCGCGGCTGGTGATGGCGATCATGCTGTTTGATCCGCCGAATTTCCTGGTGCTCGACGAACCGACCAACCATCTCGATCTCGATACCAAGGAGATGCTGTTGACGGCGCTGGCCGCCTATGAAGGCACCATGCTGTTCGTCTCACACGACCGGCATTTCCTGGCCGCCCTTTCCAACCGTGTGTTGGAACTGACGCCCGACGGCATCCACCAGTACGGCGGCGGCTATACGGAGTATGTGGCGCGGACCGGACATGAAGCACCCGGACTCCGCAGCTGA
- a CDS encoding GSU2403 family nucleotidyltransferase fold protein, with product MRSSFPEIGLSIQTLYADLVQRGLDAQFDQDFPDDGQFLLKHRGERGYWYFQHTDGGHRRQKYVGPENDPDLARRVANFQQIKADAAERRRIVSALVAGGLPSTDPLSSDIIEALWKAGIFRLRGVLVGTAAFQTYSGLLGLRLPGEHMRTGDLDFAQFHGISLLVEDSLPPILDVLRAVDPTFRPVPHLTDPILSTKFRNAKRFEVEFLTPNRTRDDVAGRPAPMPALGGAGANPLRYLDFLLRAPVRAAVLHRAGIPVLVPAPHRFAVHKIIVCAKRRTDPEGLVKSAKDAAQAGALIRAHRQTRRAFEIGEAWAEAWGRGERWRAALLEGRTRLYDDERVALQECIEIWAREVGREPDRFGVTAIGEVSDEDVSDEP from the coding sequence ATGCGCTCGTCATTCCCTGAAATCGGCCTATCAATCCAAACGCTCTATGCCGACCTGGTGCAGCGTGGGCTGGACGCGCAGTTCGATCAGGATTTCCCGGATGACGGCCAGTTCCTGCTGAAGCACCGCGGGGAGCGGGGGTATTGGTACTTTCAGCACACCGATGGCGGTCACCGCAGGCAGAAATATGTCGGTCCGGAGAATGATCCGGACCTGGCGCGCCGGGTGGCGAATTTTCAGCAGATCAAGGCCGACGCGGCGGAACGTCGGCGTATCGTGTCGGCGCTCGTCGCCGGCGGCCTGCCATCGACCGATCCACTGTCCAGCGACATCATCGAGGCGCTTTGGAAGGCGGGCATCTTCCGGCTCCGGGGAGTCCTGGTCGGCACAGCCGCGTTCCAGACCTATTCCGGCCTCCTGGGACTTCGGCTGCCCGGTGAGCATATGCGGACCGGCGATCTCGATTTCGCGCAGTTCCACGGCATCTCGCTACTGGTCGAGGACAGCCTGCCGCCGATCCTGGATGTCCTGCGCGCGGTCGATCCGACCTTCCGGCCGGTCCCTCATCTGACGGACCCGATTCTTTCCACGAAGTTCCGCAACGCCAAGCGGTTCGAAGTCGAGTTCCTGACACCGAACCGGACCCGCGACGATGTCGCCGGACGCCCGGCCCCCATGCCGGCTCTCGGCGGGGCTGGGGCCAATCCGTTGCGCTATCTCGACTTCCTGCTGCGGGCCCCGGTCCGTGCCGCCGTGCTGCACCGCGCCGGCATCCCGGTCCTGGTGCCCGCCCCCCATCGCTTCGCCGTGCACAAGATCATTGTTTGCGCCAAGCGCCGCACCGACCCGGAGGGTTTGGTCAAAAGCGCCAAGGATGCCGCCCAGGCCGGGGCGCTGATCCGTGCCCACCGGCAGACACGCCGCGCCTTCGAGATCGGTGAGGCCTGGGCCGAGGCCTGGGGGCGCGGCGAGCGCTGGCGCGCCGCCCTCCTGGAGGGGCGCACCCGGCTGTACGACGACGAGCGCGTGGCGCTCCAAGAATGCATTGAGATTTGGGCGCGCGAGGTCGGCCGTGAACCCGACCGTTTCGGCGTTACAGCGATCGGTGAGGTGTCCGATGAGGACGTGTCCGACGAACCGTGA
- a CDS encoding type II toxin-antitoxin system HipA family toxin, whose product MSSERDAYVWIWLPGQTEPVVCGRLIDRAGRLHFLYGRSYLDRPDAIPIYTPELPLERGEQEPLGALSLPSCIRDASPDAWGRRVIINRLMGLTGAAAEAVEPGELTCLLESGSDRIGALDFQASPTAYVPRSAANASMEDLLEAANRVEQGLPLNPDLDRALYHGSSIGGARPKALIDQADRKWIAKFSAGNDTYSVVKAEFIAMRLAALAGLHVAPVRMVRAAHRDVLLVERFDRVRSAGGWTRKALVSALTLQGLDEMEARYASYELLAEIIRHCFHQPKATLRELFSRIVFNILVGNTDDHARNHAAFWDGAMLTLTPAYDICPQARTGREAGQAMLIASGDRSSRIATCLAAAPIFHLSMAEALHIVEAQVTTIGNNWHTVCEEAELTIADRRMFWGRQFLNPFAFDDLDGTGANLRVLADGYRGRL is encoded by the coding sequence ATGAGTTCTGAGCGCGACGCCTATGTCTGGATCTGGCTGCCTGGACAAACGGAACCGGTCGTCTGCGGCCGTTTGATCGACCGCGCCGGCCGGCTCCATTTCCTCTACGGCCGGAGCTATCTGGACCGACCGGACGCCATTCCGATCTATACGCCGGAATTGCCGCTCGAGCGCGGGGAACAGGAGCCTCTGGGAGCGCTGAGCCTGCCGAGTTGCATCCGGGATGCCTCGCCCGACGCCTGGGGTCGACGGGTCATCATCAACCGCCTGATGGGGCTGACGGGCGCTGCGGCCGAGGCCGTCGAACCTGGTGAACTGACCTGCCTGCTGGAGTCGGGGTCCGATCGCATCGGTGCGCTGGATTTCCAAGCCTCGCCCACCGCGTATGTGCCACGCTCGGCAGCGAACGCCTCCATGGAGGACCTCCTTGAGGCGGCGAACCGCGTCGAACAGGGTCTCCCGCTGAATCCGGATTTGGACCGCGCCCTCTATCACGGCTCCTCCATCGGCGGCGCTCGGCCAAAGGCGCTGATCGATCAGGCGGACCGCAAGTGGATCGCCAAGTTCTCCGCCGGCAACGACACCTACAGCGTGGTGAAGGCGGAATTCATCGCCATGCGGCTTGCGGCGCTGGCCGGCCTGCATGTCGCACCGGTCCGAATGGTGCGGGCGGCACACCGGGACGTTCTGCTGGTCGAGCGCTTCGACCGTGTCCGCAGCGCCGGAGGCTGGACCCGCAAGGCCCTGGTGTCCGCGCTCACGCTCCAGGGGTTGGACGAGATGGAGGCGCGCTACGCCAGCTACGAACTCCTGGCCGAAATCATCCGGCACTGCTTCCATCAGCCGAAGGCGACGCTGCGGGAACTCTTCAGCCGGATCGTCTTCAACATCCTGGTGGGCAACACCGACGATCACGCCCGGAACCATGCCGCCTTCTGGGATGGCGCAATGCTCACACTGACACCGGCCTATGACATCTGCCCCCAGGCCCGGACGGGCCGGGAAGCGGGGCAGGCAATGCTGATCGCCAGCGGCGACCGGTCGAGCCGCATTGCGACCTGCCTCGCCGCGGCCCCGATCTTCCACCTGTCCATGGCAGAGGCGCTCCACATCGTCGAAGCACAGGTAACGACCATCGGCAACAACTGGCACACCGTGTGTGAGGAAGCCGAACTGACCATTGCTGACCGGCGCATGTTCTGGGGACGCCAATTTCTCAATCCATTCGCTTTCGACGATCTGGATGGGACCGGCGCTAACTTGCGCGTTCTGGCGGACGGGTATCGCGGTAGACTCTGA
- a CDS encoding Fic family protein: MLNPSYIIPPLPPPAELETKPVLRAAAEAHRYLAEVKGLAAAIPNQGILIDTLSLQEAKASSEIENIVTTQDELFQADLLPEAMRSPAAKEVALYRDALKLGFESMRASGGLITNNTLIAMFQTLKRTTGEFRTTPGTALRNDRTGDIVFVPPQDGREIIAHMTALERFINDDALSDLDPLVKMAVIHHQFESIHPFPDGNGRLGRILNVLYLTRVGLLDIPVLYLSRAITGSKGEYYRRLQAVRDEGAWEEWVLYMLRAVASTSRTTLELIEGVRAQMADYKHRIRRDLPKLYSQDLLNNLFRHPYTRIDFVQTELGVTRQTAARYLDQLAEAGFVQKHQAGRNNYYINTCLVDLFMRVSDGE; this comes from the coding sequence ATGTTAAATCCGTCCTACATCATCCCCCCGCTGCCGCCCCCGGCGGAGCTGGAAACCAAGCCCGTCCTCCGCGCCGCGGCGGAGGCTCACCGCTATCTGGCGGAGGTCAAGGGTCTCGCCGCCGCCATTCCCAACCAGGGCATCCTGATCGACACGCTCTCGCTCCAGGAGGCGAAGGCCAGCTCGGAGATCGAGAACATCGTCACCACCCAGGACGAGTTGTTCCAGGCCGATCTGCTGCCCGAGGCGATGCGCTCACCGGCAGCGAAGGAGGTGGCGCTCTATCGCGATGCGCTGAAGCTGGGCTTCGAATCCATGCGCGCATCCGGTGGGCTGATCACGAACAACACCCTCATTGCCATGTTCCAGACCCTGAAGCGCACGACGGGGGAGTTCCGCACAACGCCGGGAACCGCGCTACGGAACGACCGGACGGGCGACATCGTCTTCGTCCCGCCCCAGGACGGGCGGGAGATCATCGCCCACATGACCGCGCTGGAACGCTTCATCAATGATGACGCGCTGTCGGATCTGGACCCACTGGTCAAGATGGCGGTGATCCACCATCAGTTCGAAAGCATCCACCCGTTCCCCGACGGCAACGGCCGCCTGGGTCGAATCCTGAATGTGCTGTACCTGACCAGGGTTGGGCTGCTGGACATCCCGGTCCTGTATCTCAGCCGCGCCATCACCGGCAGCAAGGGCGAGTATTACCGACGGCTCCAGGCCGTGCGTGACGAGGGCGCCTGGGAGGAATGGGTGCTCTACATGCTGCGCGCCGTCGCCTCAACCTCGCGCACGACCTTGGAGCTGATCGAGGGGGTGCGGGCGCAGATGGCGGACTACAAGCATCGGATCCGCCGCGACCTGCCCAAACTCTACTCCCAGGACCTCCTGAACAACCTGTTCCGCCACCCCTACACCCGGATCGACTTCGTGCAGACCGAGCTGGGCGTGACCCGTCAGACCGCCGCCCGCTACCTGGACCAGCTGGCTGAGGCCGGCTTCGTGCAGAAGCATCAGGCGGGGCGGAACAACTACTATATCAACACGTGCTTGGTGGACCTCTTTATGCGGGTGTCCGACGGCGAATAG
- a CDS encoding alkaline phosphatase D family protein has translation MKINRRGALGLAGAATLSATIGTAAGAAESSAVSFRHGVASGDPRQDRVILWTRVTPDQADAGAVDVDWEIAEEPDFKGSVRRGTARTSAARDFTVKVDVTGLRPLTRYHYRFRCGGQTSPVGQTQTLPEGKVKDMVIAVASCALYSTGFFNAYKEMAKLERVDLMLHLGDYIYEYGGAPDQLGMSIGQKIGRVPTPLNEAVTLADYRERHSCYRLDPDLQAAHARAPWICIWDDHETANDCWTGGAQNHQPEEGDWIERRAASIRAYYEWIPIREPEQGRGFEEINRTFELGDLATLVMLENRHIGRSRQISLRDPQDAHWLVVDKTDPARPVPVTDAAIVKDVLTAARTGKPIPAPYGIKLDTEALKKRIEDPSRSVLGDAQEKWLRAQLETSVRAGKPWQILGNQVVMARTTGVDVVAAMGKDGWEKALAQMTPYLRPWVRQLADLPRDIPFEFDGWDAYPAARARMDAILVESGARPLILSGDSHAFWMNALNGAGRRRIAAEIGTTAITSSSLGNMLGNVELGPAFADACEEVLFNQHLTKGFALVTLSAEEAKVDLIGVTTVLSRDYKRFTLKSYRILPGEGGGIKSIDEV, from the coding sequence ATGAAAATCAATCGACGCGGCGCCCTGGGCCTGGCCGGTGCCGCCACCCTGTCGGCTACCATCGGCACGGCTGCCGGTGCAGCCGAGTCCTCGGCCGTCAGCTTCCGTCACGGCGTGGCGTCGGGCGACCCGCGCCAGGACCGCGTGATCCTGTGGACGCGCGTAACGCCCGACCAGGCCGATGCCGGCGCCGTGGATGTGGATTGGGAAATCGCGGAGGAACCCGACTTCAAGGGTTCCGTCCGCCGGGGCACGGCGCGCACCAGTGCCGCCCGTGACTTCACGGTCAAGGTGGATGTCACCGGCCTGCGCCCGCTGACCCGCTATCATTACCGCTTCCGCTGCGGCGGGCAGACGTCGCCCGTCGGCCAGACCCAGACCCTGCCGGAAGGCAAGGTGAAGGACATGGTCATCGCCGTGGCCTCATGCGCGCTGTATTCCACCGGCTTCTTCAACGCCTACAAGGAGATGGCGAAGCTGGAGCGGGTCGACCTGATGCTGCATCTGGGCGACTATATCTATGAATATGGCGGTGCGCCGGACCAGCTGGGCATGTCGATCGGGCAGAAGATCGGCCGCGTGCCCACGCCGCTGAACGAAGCCGTGACCCTGGCTGATTACCGGGAGCGGCATTCCTGCTACCGACTGGACCCGGACCTGCAGGCGGCCCATGCCCGCGCGCCCTGGATCTGCATCTGGGACGACCATGAGACGGCGAACGATTGCTGGACCGGCGGTGCCCAGAACCACCAGCCCGAAGAAGGCGACTGGATCGAACGGCGCGCGGCCTCCATCCGCGCCTATTATGAATGGATTCCCATCCGGGAGCCCGAACAGGGCCGTGGGTTCGAGGAGATCAACCGCACGTTCGAGCTGGGCGACCTGGCGACGCTGGTCATGCTGGAGAACCGGCATATCGGCCGCAGCCGGCAGATCAGCCTGCGCGACCCGCAGGACGCGCATTGGCTGGTGGTGGACAAGACCGACCCGGCCAGGCCCGTGCCGGTGACCGATGCCGCCATCGTCAAGGACGTGCTGACAGCCGCCCGCACCGGCAAGCCCATCCCTGCCCCCTATGGCATCAAGCTGGATACCGAGGCGCTGAAGAAGCGGATCGAGGATCCGTCGCGCAGCGTGCTGGGCGATGCCCAGGAAAAATGGCTGCGTGCCCAGCTTGAAACCTCCGTCCGTGCCGGCAAGCCCTGGCAGATTCTGGGCAATCAGGTGGTCATGGCCCGCACCACCGGCGTCGATGTCGTCGCGGCCATGGGCAAGGACGGCTGGGAAAAGGCGCTGGCGCAGATGACGCCTTATCTGCGTCCCTGGGTCCGCCAACTGGCCGATCTGCCCCGTGACATCCCGTTCGAATTCGACGGTTGGGATGCCTATCCGGCCGCCCGCGCCCGCATGGATGCCATTCTGGTGGAGTCCGGCGCCCGGCCGCTGATCCTGTCCGGTGACAGCCACGCCTTCTGGATGAACGCGTTGAACGGGGCCGGCCGCCGCCGCATCGCCGCGGAGATCGGCACGACGGCCATCACCAGCAGCAGCCTGGGCAACATGCTGGGCAATGTCGAACTGGGGCCGGCCTTCGCCGACGCCTGCGAGGAGGTGCTGTTCAACCAGCATCTGACCAAGGGTTTCGCCCTGGTGACCCTGTCGGCAGAGGAAGCGAAGGTCGACCTGATCGGCGTCACCACGGTGTTGAGCCGGGATTACAAGCGGTTCACCCTGAAAAGCTACCGCATCCTTCCCGGTGAGGGCGGCGGCATCAAATCGATCGACGAGGTGTAA
- a CDS encoding IS1182-like element ISRce2 family transposase — protein sequence MLRKPTAQQTEIEMVTLDGLVPPDHLLRKIDAVIDFSFIHDRVSGLYCPDNGRPALDPVVMFKALFIGYLFGIRSERQLVREIQVNVAYRWFLGLRLTDPVFDASTLSQNRRRRYRDTSVAQDIFDHVVEQAIGHGLVDGTVLYTDSTHLKANANKNRYDKAVVAKSRADYWDDLDRAVEADRATHGKKPLKPKDRQPPEKETKISRTDPESGYMVRDGKPTGFFYLDHRTVDGRHGIITDSFATPANVHDSIVYLGRLDRQRARFALDVKAVGLDAGYATAGIAKGLEDRAILGVTGYNRPTPPAPGMMPKSAFTYEPGTDTWSCPGGQALAYATTDRNGYRHYRSDPALCFACPLLASCTRNPKAVRTITRHLWADIRERTDAHRKTPWGKAIYKRRKETVERSFADAKQLFGHRYARFRGLLGVTWQCLLAAAAQNIKKIALAIAPKAALRPA from the coding sequence ATGCTGAGGAAACCGACGGCGCAGCAGACTGAAATCGAGATGGTGACGCTCGACGGTCTGGTTCCGCCCGATCACCTGCTTCGCAAGATCGACGCGGTGATCGACTTCTCCTTCATCCATGATCGCGTGTCCGGGCTTTACTGTCCGGACAACGGCCGTCCGGCCCTTGATCCGGTTGTCATGTTCAAGGCGCTGTTCATCGGCTACCTGTTCGGCATCCGCTCCGAACGCCAGCTGGTGCGCGAGATCCAGGTGAACGTGGCGTATCGCTGGTTTCTGGGTCTGCGCCTGACCGATCCGGTGTTCGACGCCTCGACGCTGAGCCAGAACCGGCGCCGGCGTTACCGGGACACCTCCGTGGCGCAGGACATCTTCGACCATGTGGTGGAGCAGGCGATCGGCCACGGGCTGGTGGACGGCACCGTGCTCTACACCGACAGCACCCACCTCAAGGCCAACGCCAACAAGAACCGCTACGACAAGGCGGTGGTCGCCAAGTCGCGGGCGGATTACTGGGACGATCTGGACCGGGCGGTGGAGGCGGACCGCGCCACCCACGGCAAGAAGCCCCTCAAGCCCAAGGACCGGCAGCCGCCCGAGAAGGAGACCAAGATCAGCCGCACCGATCCGGAGAGCGGCTACATGGTGCGCGATGGCAAGCCCACCGGCTTCTTCTACCTTGATCACCGCACCGTGGATGGGCGCCATGGCATCATCACCGACAGCTTCGCCACCCCCGCCAACGTGCACGACAGCATCGTCTATCTCGGCCGGCTCGACCGCCAGCGCGCCCGCTTCGCGCTCGACGTCAAGGCCGTCGGGCTGGACGCCGGCTATGCCACGGCCGGGATCGCAAAGGGGCTGGAGGACCGCGCCATCCTCGGCGTCACCGGCTACAACCGACCGACACCCCCGGCCCCGGGGATGATGCCCAAGAGCGCCTTCACCTACGAGCCCGGGACCGACACCTGGTCATGCCCCGGCGGACAGGCCCTCGCCTACGCCACCACCGACCGCAACGGCTACCGCCACTACAGGAGCGATCCGGCCCTCTGCTTCGCCTGCCCGCTGCTCGCGTCGTGCACCCGCAACCCCAAGGCCGTCCGCACCATCACCCGCCACCTCTGGGCCGACATCCGCGAGCGCACCGACGCCCACCGCAAGACCCCCTGGGGCAAGGCCATCTACAAGCGACGAAAAGAGACGGTCGAACGCTCCTTTGCCGACGCCAAACAGCTCTTCGGGCACCGCTACGCACGCTTCCGCGGCCTCCTCGGCGTCACCTGGCAGTGCCTGCTCGCCGCCGCCGCCCAGAACATCAAGAAAATCGCCCTCGCAATCGCCCCGAAGGCAGCCCTCCGGCCAGCCTGA